A stretch of the Bartonella henselae str. Houston-1 genome encodes the following:
- the uvrC gene encoding excinuclease ABC subunit UvrC, with amino-acid sequence MILKNNIAYAENEQEKLSFLSHITWDDAHQRNDKNQFKGAKLIQEFVKHLPHKPGVYRMVDENGKVLYVGKARNLKKRVSNYTREQGHNNRITRMIRATSHMEFVVTHTEIEALLLEANLIKRLHPRFNVLLRDDKSFPYIIITDDHRAPALYKHRGARTRKAHYFGPFASSSAVTQTINVLQRAFLLRTCTDSVLENRTRPCLLYQIKRCSAPCTHEISDRDYRELVKGAKSFLSGKSQSIKNDMVQAMHKAAKNFDFEQAAAYRDRLSALSHIQSHQGINPQTIEEADVFAIAQKEGISCIQVFFFRMGQNWGNRAYFPKADPSFSSSEILASFLSQFYDDKPLPKLILLSESIEDKTLLAEAFSLKANRKISLSLPKQGERKTLVNYAYINAHETLGHKLAETATHTKLFQGIAEIFQLPHTPCRIEIYDNSHIMGTNAVGAMIVAGKNGFIKNQYRKFNIRSTDITPGDDFGMMKEVIKRRFSRLIKEHGLPHESKNIQSKDDASFPIWPDLILIDGGKGQINSVHTILSELGLDNFMTVVGIAKGADRRAGRERFFIKGKTPFTLPPCDPILYFLQRLRDEAHRFAIGTHRAKRKKETLKNPLDEIENIGPTRKRALLHHFGSAKAIASASLEDLTKVIGISTTIAQKIYNHFNEK; translated from the coding sequence ATGATCTTGAAAAATAACATCGCTTATGCCGAAAATGAGCAAGAAAAGCTCTCTTTTCTCTCTCATATTACATGGGATGATGCGCATCAAAGAAATGATAAAAATCAATTTAAAGGTGCCAAACTCATACAAGAATTTGTCAAACATCTTCCGCATAAGCCAGGAGTTTATCGGATGGTTGATGAAAATGGTAAGGTTCTCTATGTTGGCAAAGCACGTAATCTTAAAAAACGTGTCTCAAACTATACACGTGAACAAGGACACAATAACCGTATCACCCGAATGATTCGTGCAACATCTCATATGGAATTTGTCGTTACTCACACAGAAATAGAAGCGCTCCTTTTAGAGGCTAATCTGATCAAAAGGTTGCATCCACGTTTTAATGTATTACTGCGTGATGATAAAAGCTTTCCTTACATCATTATTACTGATGATCATCGAGCACCCGCACTTTACAAACATCGTGGCGCTCGAACACGAAAAGCCCATTATTTTGGTCCTTTTGCTTCTTCGAGCGCTGTTACACAAACAATCAATGTTTTACAACGCGCTTTTTTATTACGCACCTGTACGGATTCAGTTCTTGAAAACCGTACACGTCCTTGTTTGCTTTATCAAATCAAGCGATGTTCTGCGCCCTGTACGCATGAAATTAGTGACCGTGATTACAGAGAACTCGTTAAAGGAGCAAAATCTTTTCTTTCGGGGAAAAGCCAATCCATTAAAAATGATATGGTTCAAGCTATGCATAAAGCTGCAAAAAATTTTGATTTTGAACAAGCTGCCGCCTACCGTGATCGTTTATCGGCACTCTCTCACATACAAAGTCATCAAGGCATTAATCCCCAAACAATAGAAGAAGCAGATGTCTTTGCAATTGCGCAAAAGGAAGGAATAAGCTGCATTCAAGTGTTCTTTTTCCGCATGGGACAAAATTGGGGAAACAGAGCATATTTTCCTAAAGCAGACCCATCTTTCTCCAGTAGCGAAATTTTAGCGAGTTTCCTTTCCCAATTTTACGATGATAAACCACTTCCCAAACTCATTCTTTTATCTGAATCGATTGAAGACAAAACACTTCTTGCAGAAGCATTCAGTCTAAAAGCAAATCGTAAAATATCCCTTTCTTTACCCAAACAAGGTGAACGCAAAACTCTGGTTAATTATGCCTATATCAATGCCCATGAAACACTTGGGCACAAGCTTGCTGAAACAGCTACACATACAAAATTGTTTCAGGGTATTGCAGAAATATTTCAACTGCCTCATACCCCATGCCGTATAGAAATCTATGACAATTCCCACATTATGGGGACAAATGCAGTAGGTGCAATGATTGTTGCAGGTAAAAACGGATTTATTAAAAATCAATATCGCAAATTCAACATTCGCTCAACCGATATCACACCTGGCGATGACTTTGGTATGATGAAAGAAGTCATTAAACGAAGATTTTCACGCCTTATCAAAGAGCATGGTCTGCCTCATGAAAGCAAAAACATACAAAGTAAAGACGATGCTTCTTTTCCCATTTGGCCTGATCTTATCTTAATCGATGGAGGTAAAGGACAAATAAACAGTGTGCATACAATATTATCTGAATTAGGATTAGATAATTTCATGACAGTAGTAGGAATAGCGAAAGGCGCTGACCGTAGAGCGGGACGTGAACGTTTTTTTATAAAAGGAAAAACACCTTTTACGCTTCCCCCGTGTGACCCTATTTTGTATTTTTTGCAACGTCTACGTGATGAAGCACATCGTTTTGCAATTGGGACTCACAGAGCAAAACGAAAAAAAGAAACATTGAAAAATCCGCTTGATGAAATCGAAAATATTGGTCCGACAAGAAAGCGTGCGTTGCTTCATCATTTTGGAAGTGCTAAAGCCATTGCAAGCGCTTCACTAGAAGATTTAACAAAAGTTATAGGAATTTCTACCACAATTGCACAAAAAATTTATAACCATTTTAATGAAAAATAG
- the pgsA gene encoding CDP-diacylglycerol--glycerol-3-phosphate 3-phosphatidyltransferase, whose translation MKNHTFSFPNILTYARIVAVPMVVACFFLEGRLQSSDIARWAAVSIFVVASITDFLDGYLARIWEQTSNIGRMLDPIADKLLVSACLLLLAADSTIAGWTLWAAIIILCREILVSGLREYLAELKVSVPVSRLAKWKTFVQMIAIIFLLAGPAGNKIIPYTLEFGITMLWISALLTLWTGWDYFRAGLKHVII comes from the coding sequence ATGAAAAATCATACTTTTTCTTTTCCAAATATTTTAACTTATGCACGAATTGTTGCTGTGCCAATGGTTGTTGCATGCTTTTTTTTAGAAGGACGACTGCAATCAAGTGATATTGCACGTTGGGCTGCTGTTTCTATTTTTGTAGTTGCATCTATTACTGACTTTCTTGATGGTTACCTTGCCCGTATTTGGGAACAAACATCTAATATTGGGCGCATGTTAGATCCAATTGCAGATAAACTTCTCGTCTCGGCCTGTTTACTCTTGCTCGCAGCAGACAGTACTATTGCGGGGTGGACATTATGGGCAGCTATTATTATTCTTTGTCGGGAAATTCTTGTATCCGGATTGCGTGAATATTTAGCTGAATTGAAAGTTAGTGTCCCTGTCTCTCGCCTCGCAAAATGGAAAACTTTTGTACAAATGATAGCTATTATCTTTCTTTTAGCGGGACCAGCTGGCAATAAAATTATCCCTTATACATTGGAATTTGGCATCACTATGCTGTGGATTTCTGCCCTTCTTACATTGTGGACAGGATGGGATTATTTTCGTGCAGGTTTAAAACATGTTATCATATAA
- a CDS encoding 23S rRNA (adenine(2030)-N(6))-methyltransferase RlmJ, with product MNYRHIYHAGNFADVFKHIIVTRIIEYLKRKEKAFRVIDTHAGIGIYDLSSLEAHKTGEWREGVYQLLSTPIPEDLKALLYPWCNIIETLNKGKKDILFYPGSPVLIRQLLRKQDRLTAIELHREDYHILAKNFAGDYQTKVLHLNGWLSLNAHLPPKEKRGFILVDPPFEKPGEFSRLIEGLMKAYRRFSGGIYALWYPVKYDKEIENFLHALHQTGIPKILQLEMRIRKSSIPPTMNGSGMILINPPYLLEEEIKKLSPFLIARLGQDKNAQITHKWIQKEQLLC from the coding sequence ATGAATTATCGGCATATTTATCATGCTGGCAACTTTGCTGATGTTTTTAAACATATTATTGTCACCCGCATCATAGAATATCTCAAACGCAAGGAAAAAGCTTTTCGTGTTATAGATACCCATGCTGGAATCGGTATTTACGATCTCTCCTCTTTGGAAGCACATAAAACGGGAGAGTGGCGTGAAGGTGTCTACCAACTTCTTTCAACGCCTATTCCAGAAGACTTAAAAGCACTTCTTTATCCATGGTGCAATATTATTGAAACACTCAATAAGGGGAAAAAAGACATCCTATTTTATCCTGGCTCTCCTGTTCTTATTCGCCAATTATTGCGTAAACAAGACCGATTAACAGCAATTGAATTGCACCGTGAAGATTATCACATTTTAGCAAAAAATTTTGCTGGTGATTATCAAACAAAAGTTTTACATCTAAATGGATGGCTTTCCTTAAATGCCCATCTGCCACCAAAAGAAAAACGTGGTTTCATCCTCGTTGATCCTCCCTTTGAAAAACCTGGTGAATTTTCTCGTCTTATTGAAGGGTTGATGAAGGCGTATCGCCGTTTCTCTGGAGGGATTTATGCTTTATGGTACCCTGTTAAATATGATAAAGAAATTGAAAATTTTCTTCATGCATTGCATCAAACAGGAATTCCAAAAATTCTACAACTCGAAATGCGTATTCGAAAAAGCTCCATACCGCCTACAATGAATGGAAGTGGCATGATCCTTATCAATCCCCCCTATCTTCTTGAAGAAGAAATAAAAAAGCTCAGTCCCTTTCTTATCGCTCGTCTTGGGCAAGATAAAAATGCCCAAATAACTCATAAATGGATTCAAAAAGAACAGCTATTATGTTAA